From the Anopheles coustani chromosome X, idAnoCousDA_361_x.2, whole genome shotgun sequence genome, one window contains:
- the LOC131269096 gene encoding epimerase family protein SDR39U1 produces MSHVVIGGGTGFIGRRLAKTLLADGYEVTTISRMPGVKRISWHELEKEGLPSGTTAVVNLAGQNVLDPTRRWTPGFKQNVWNSRINTTAACARAIERATVKPSVFVNISGVSHYLPGKEKHTEESKVSDYDFMSRLCIEWERAANLSDNSICRSVRIRSGVVLGRDGGMIQSLILPFWFGFGGPVGDGRHDLPWIHQQDLCSLIKFAIEKPEVSGVLNGVAPELATNADFTKAFASALVRPALLPMPIFALNLIFAEERAVLLTNGAKVVPQRVLDYGFRYQYPDLKTACKEVAHLF; encoded by the exons ATGTCGCATGTAGTGATTG GTGGAGGCACCGGCTTCATCGGACGAAGGCTGGCGAAAACGCTCCTCGCCGATGGGTACGAGGTAACGACGATCTCACGCATGCCCGGCGTCAAGCGCATCAGCTGGCATGAACTGGAGAAGGAGGGCCTTCCGAGCGGGACGACCGCCGTGGTCAATCTGGCCGGACAGAATGTGCTGGATCCGACACGCCGCTGGACGCCCGGCTTCAAGCAGAACGTTTGGAACTCACGCATCAACACGACGGCAGCCTGCGCCCGGGCAATCGAGCGTGCGACGGTCAAGCCGAGCGTGTTCGTCAACATCTCCGGCGTCAGCCACTACCTACCTGGCAAGGAAAAGCACACGGAAGAGTCGAAGGTTAGCGACTATGACTTTATGTCCCGCCTTTGCATCGAGTGGGAACGGGCGGCGAACCTTTCGGACAACTCCATCTGCCGGTCCGTTCGCATCCGGAGCGGGGTCGTCCTAGGCCGGGACGGTGGTATGATACAGTCGCTGATACTGCCCTTCTGGTTTGGGTTCGGTGGACCGGTCGGTGACGGGCGGCACGATCTGCCCTGGATCCACCAGCAGGACCTGTGCAGCTTGATCAAGTTCGCGATCGAAAAGCCGGAAGTGAGTGGGGTGCTGAACGGGGTGGCCCCGGAACTTGCGACAAACGCCGACTTTACCAAAGCGTTCGCCTCCGCCCTCGTCCGACCGGCCCTTTTGCCGATGCCCATCTTTGCGCTCAATCTCATCTTCGCGGAAGAGCGAGCGGTGTTGCTGACCAATGGCGCAAAGGTCGTTCCGCAGCGGGTGCTCGATTATGGCTTCCGCTACCAGTATCCGGATCTGAAGACCGCCTGCAAGGAGGTGGCCCATTTGTTTTAG
- the LOC131269095 gene encoding nudC domain-containing protein 1, translating to MKHIELRPDRRLLKANFDGYKLSLDPIPVLRMELAEHNRPHRVRPNEQQFSYYHARLFGMQNHLMRDPWATGQCYYVDASGMVQRVHYDETLGRLKPISAVYKLPATNTEPLTLEGDQATDEESKTAGPYNCSLVFASEKYCLLSDGRGTIRVLDTDDRTAGRDWKARGVFQPAADDSSSGFPAGGFTLLDARFLVQDGKKQIHCVMMQVEHHLERKSETLLYWLTLEQQQQQTPGCQKPPVAQEWTLRASRLLRGGGFPRYCSLDYRASGLLLASDKPFRFVFDSERPVEPNVESPAKANETALQEPQAYEKYPFEWHQTLDEVIIKFVRQEGVHYQVETKQSSDGLCVFANGCAVVEETKLFAKIDGDCTVWTMDSEMLEITMQKQAPGVMWPFLFPGSPDEVAGGGGTGDGNQAVDLPPASSLDAALEDCDFGEAGEAEEYFALERLATESHQVSHHISLGSVPPLFSVTLRAGQPAAIVLRQDVDACLWQLQPQAGPDACQLQHEGTLHAFGYVQASKRQQKFLACSPDFGYAVICESERRLFIYKGSYGGAGAGLRNRNGPQVSLGQQRLVSLDDAGEILGICCEKEVTLLMTETALITLQLGIEE from the coding sequence atgaaacacatcGAGTTGCGGCCTGATCGGAGGCTACTGAAAGCAAATTTCGACGGATACAAACTTTCGCTCGACCCCATACCGGTGCTGCGGATGGAGTTGGCCGAACACAACCGACCCCATCGTGTGCGGCCAAACGAACAACAGTTCTCGTACTACCATGCCCGACTGTTCGGAATGCAGAATCATCTCATGCGGGACCCGTGGGCCACCGGGCAGTGCTACTACGTGGACGCTTCCGGCATGGTGCAGCGCGTGCATTACGATGAAACGCTCGGCCGTCTGAAGCCAATAAGCGCGGTGTATAAATTGCCTGCCACCAACACGGAACCGCTCACGCTGGAGGGAGATCAAGCGACCGACGAGGAAAGTAAAACTGCTGGCCCGTACAACTGCTCGCTGGTGTTCGCTTCAGAGAAGTATTGTCTGCTTTCCGATGGACGGGGCACCATCCGGGTGCTGGATACTGACGACCGAACGGCTGGACGCGATTGGAAGGCCCGAGGGGTGTTTCAACCGGCCGCAGATGATAGCAGCAGCGGATTCCCTGCCGGTGGCTTTACGCTTCTCGACGCACGGTTTCTCGTTCAGGACGGCAAGAAACAAATTCACTGCGTTATGATGCAAGTCGAACATCATCTGGAGCGTAAATCGGAGACGTTGCTCTATTGGTTAAccctcgagcagcagcagcaacaaacacCTGGGTGCCAAAAACCGCCAGTAGCGCAAGAATGGACTCTCCGTGCCTCCCGTCTGCTGCGTGGTGGCGGATTTCCCCGCTACTGTTCGTTGGATTATCGTGCCAGCGGGTTGCTTTTGGCAAGCGACAAACCATTCCGCTTCGTGTTCGACTCGGAGCGTCCGGTCGAGCCGAACGTTGAGTCCCCAGCGAAAGCCAACGAAACGGCACTGCAAGAACCACAGGCGTATGAAAAGTATCCATTCGAGTGGCACCAAACGCTGGATGAAGTGATCATAAAATTCGTCCGACAAGAAGGTGTTCACTATCAAGTGGAAACAAAGCAGAGCTCGGACGGATTGTGTGTATTCGCGAACGGCTGCGCTGTGgttgaagaaacaaaactgttCGCCAAAATCGACGGCGATTGCACCGTATGGACGATGGATAGCGAGATGCTGGAGATCACAATGCAGAAGCAAGCGCCTGGCGTCATGTGGCCGTTCTTATTTCCCGGTAGCCCCGATGAAGtagccggtggtggtgggacaGGTGACGGGAACCAAGCGGTCGATCTACCGCCAGCTTCCAGTCTTGATGCAGCCTTAGAGGACTGCGATTTCGGCGAGGCGGGTGAAGCGGAAGAATACTTCGCTTTGGAGCGGCTCGCAACCGAAAGCCATCAGGTGTCGCATCACATCTCGCTCGGCAGTGTGCCCCCGCTGTTCAGTGTAACGCTTCGGGCAGGCCAACCGGCAGCCATCGTGTTACGCCAGGACGTCGACGCGTGCCTTTGGCAGCTGCAGCCTCAGGCCGGCCCGGACGCCTGCCAATTGCAGCACGAGGGGACTTTGCACGCGTTTGGGTACGTGCAGGCGTCGAAGCGCCAGCAGAAATTTCTAGCCTGTTCGCCCGATTTCGGATATGCCGTCATCTGCGAGTCCGAGCGGCGACTGTTCATCTACAAGGGCAGCTACGGGGGAGCCGGCGCTGGCCTACGGAATCGCAACGGACCGCAGGTTTCGCTCGGCCAGCAGCGCCTGGTCAGCTTGGACGATGCGGGTGAAATTTTGGGCATCTGTTGCGAGAAAGAGGTGACGCTGCTGATGACCGAAACCGCGCTGATAACCCTCCAACTGGGCATCGAGGAGTaa